In the Paramisgurnus dabryanus chromosome 18, PD_genome_1.1, whole genome shotgun sequence genome, AGTAACATCACTTGTACATAAGCCTCAGCTTCAGCATCCATACAGTTTGTTGATCCTCAGGATGTCGATGTTAGACAGCTCCTGTCTCTGTCCGATTTGCACAGACGCATCAGGAATGGGAGTGATGGTTTCCTGCCCATATTGGGTGGCGAAGGCCGTTTTTCCATAGTGCATGACGGAGCTGTAGTCGTATGGAGTGTTTTGATTGTTGGTGTTCTGTTTCTGGAAGTTGTAGGCCATATCAGGAGAGATGTTTGCCCAGTTGATCCTGACGTACTGGTCACGATCGCTCCTGGTGTGCTCGTGGTAGAAGCCCAGGGCGTGATTGAGCTCATGTTCAACAATGCCATGGTACACACAGCCGCCCCTGTTGAGGGAGACCACCTGTTTGCCACCTGTTCTACCAAGAGATGAGTAACACCTGAGAGGAGAGagaaaacaacagcagatataaATGTTCGGGTGTTCTGCTTTTGAACTGAGAGCAGTTAAATGTGTCTTGTTGATATCTTATGATTGTCCTCACCCATCTAGGTTCTCAATACTGATGTAGTCGATTTGAGATGATCTGGGCACAAAGCGGATGCAGGTTTTGCTGGCGAAGGACGTCATGGCGCTCTGGATAGTACTCTTCTCATAATATGCTGCAGAGGAGATGAACCACAGTTTGAGAATCACATTTATAGGAACCATGAGTATTACTGGAAGGGGTTTACTTACTGTATTCACGGCTCACTATGTAAGGGACCTCAACTAGATTGTTGGCATTTTTCTTCCAGAAACAGTTGTTGTTTAAGCAGTAGAGAGCATTTCTGGTTTTGGGAAACACCAGATCTCCTTCAAGCAAGATTTCAGCAGATCCTGTGCGTATAGAAAATGATATTGATGCAGTTACCCAATATGTATCTGAATTTAGTTTTTATGACAGTAATTGTTGTAATATGGAGAAATGTTAAAGCTGTCTGACCATTGTTGGTCTCTAAAATCTTTGTAGTGAGGTCCACATTTTCTTGCTGTGTTACTAACAGATCTGCAAGGTTCTGCTCCTGTTGATAGACAAATGGATAATATTACTCATATAATGACTCTTTATTATCTGAGTGTTTAGAGAGACTAAACAGGGCTTACCGGTAGAAAAAGTGCCTGGGAGAAGCCAACCAGCAGCATCAGAATGGAGAAGGAGGCTCTTGGATCCATGTTGTCTCAGTGTATGGAGATGTTCAGGATTCTCGTGTCTGTGTGCTGTCCGATCTGGACTTTATATTCACCTGTGTAGGTGGGTCCACAGAGGGATTATGGGTACACCTTAGTGTCCAGGATCTAATGTGTTTAACTACAGGGAGTTGACCTTATCCATTAGTCCAAAACTTTACAGAAGATACCTAAGGTTGTTTTACTAATCCTCCAAAGTGGACCTaatgtaaattttggattgGTATTAAAGTGCCCGCAAACAGTATACTGACACAGATTTACAGAGAATACTTATTTGTGAAATCATCTTATTGACTAATGTGCAGCAGCATCAGATGACTACAAGAGATTCTGTTCGACTGTAATTTCACTTTATATGAACTGAATACTTTGAAATAAACTGAATAAATCTGGTTTAAGGTCTTGGCTGGTTTAAGGTCTTTTCAGGAAGTTGTTGTCCAACAAATGTCTGATGTACACCACAAAGTATCCAgttcatatgaaataatatTACAAAGAAACAGAATTAATCATAAGGAGCTCAACTTTCATCTCTCTAAAGCTAGGGCcacaccaaaatattttttaaatgttataagaTGTTCAAAATGTGAGAGACCACAAATAAgatgaaaaaaaatctataatttacCAGTGTTGTCCCTACAGTATAGTGTGTGGATTGAGGCTATATGGTCATCACAGTACACCATACAACTTCAAATTCCCTTCACATAAGTTTACAAACAACACAAGTCTCGAAGAAGCACACAGGAAATCTCACCTCTCGTTGTCAAACGTGACTTCACAAGAAACAAACAAGATGGACTAACATATTGAATATTTCCGATTTGTCTTCAGAGGGCCTTCGACATGCTTTCATGCAGATTCAGATGCTCTTAACACACCCGCACAGCACAGGAAAATCTCAAGATAATCGATTCAACAACGAAGACgatctggggcctcatttatcaagcgtgcgtacgaacagaagtgtgcgtaggaacagttttacgcaaagtgtggaagTGTTCTCAAACCCAAcggaattaaactcactggtatgttcccatgcagatttgttttcttttgttagtcattcctcccgtactaagtgaaccaaacagatgtgtttttaacctcatccaccagtaactcaatttctgggtctgtaaagttcctcttttTCGCTCTCTTTGTCAGtattgcgatgagggaaaaagcacaaccacgtgacttataacgggaggtgttgtcaccatatatggttcattggaggcgtttcggaatgcaaatgaccatgaaagtgcacgagcatggtgcttaaaaacaagtgggatttatcatcaaggattacttactgatgtgcgtacgaacccggtgcgcacgtttgataaatcccaAATTTTTATGTACTTAGacacattctaaatttcattcgtaggtacaaatatagaacattttctacgcactgttgataaatgaggcccctggactTTAACTAGGATTGTCATAAATCAGCTTGAATATCTTTTGTTGTGTACCAGGCTTTAACTGGTTATGGTGCACACTTTGAATTTGTCAATAAAGATGTTCTCACAAATGAGCATTCTTTATAAATCTGTGTAATTAAAAAACTTGTATATTGCTGTTTGGAGGCACTTAATACCATTCCAAAATTTACATTAGCTCCACTTTAGTGGATTAGTTAAACAATCTCCGGTATCTTCTGTAAGGTTTTGGACTAGTGGATGAAGTCAACTCCCTGTAGTTAAACACATTAGACCCTGGACACTAAGATGAACCCATAATCTCTCTGTAGACCCACCTACACAGGTGAATATAAAGTCCAGATCGGACAGCACACAGACACCAAACCTCAGCAGAGGAGAATCCTGAACATCTCCATACACTGAGACAACATGGATCCAAGAGCCTCCTTCTCCGTTCTGATGCTGCTGGTTGGCTTCTCCCAGGCACTTTTTCTACCAGTAAGACCCTGTTTAGTCTCTCTGAACACTCAGATAATAAAGAGTCATTATATGAGTAATATTATGCGTTTGTCCATCAACAGGAGCAGGAGCTTGCAGATCTGTTAGTAACACGGCAAGAAAATGTGGACATCACTTCAAAGATTTTAGAGACCAACAATGGTCAGGCAGCTTTTACATAACTGTAAATTTCAGAAATTAAAGTCATAATAAGCAAATTCAGATCAAGACATATTGTGTAACTTCAACAATATAATTTTCTTTACACGCAGGATCTGCTGAAATCTTGCTTGAAGGAGATCTGGTGTTTCCCAAAACCAGAAATGCTCTCTACTGCTTAAACAACAACTGTTTCTGGAAGAAAAATGCCAACAATATAGTTGAGGTCCCTTACATAGTGAGCAGTGAATACAGTAAGTAAACCCCATTCGGTAATACTCATGGTTTATATAAATGTGTTTCTCAAACTGTGGTTCCTCTCCTCTGCAGCATATTATGAGAAGAGTACTATCCAAAGTGCCATGACGTCCTTTGCCAGCAAAACCTGTATCCGTTTTGTGCCCAGATCATCTCAGATCGACTACATCAGCATTGAGAACAAAGATGGGTGAGGACAATCATAAAATATCAACCAGACACATTTAACCGCTCTCAGTCCTAAAGTCGAATACCCAAACATttatatctgctgttgttttctCTCT is a window encoding:
- the LOC135776686 gene encoding hatching enzyme 1.2-like; the protein is MDPRASFSILMLLVGFSQALFLPNLADLLVTQQENVDLTTKILETNNGSAEILLEGDLVFPKTRNALYCLNNNCFWKKNANNLVEVPYIVSREYTYYEKSTIQSAMTSFASKTCIRFVPRSSQIDYISIENLDGCYSSLGRTGGKQVVSLNRGGCVYHGIVEHELNHALGFYHEHTRSDRDQYVRINWANISPDMAYNFQKQNTNNQNTPYDYSSVMHYGKTAFATQYGQETITPIPDASVQIGQRQELSNIDILRINKLYGC
- the LOC135776687 gene encoding hatching enzyme 1.2-like; the encoded protein is MDPRASFSVLMLLVGFSQALFLPELADLLVTRQENVDITSKILETNNGSAEILLEGDLVFPKTRNALYCLNNNCFWKKNANNIVEVPYIVSSEYTYYEKSTIQSAMTSFASKTCIRFVPRSSQIDYISIENKDGCYSSLGRTGGKQVVSLKRGGCVYHGIVEHELNHALGFYHEHTRSDRDQYVRINWQNISPDMAYKFQKQNTNNQNTPYDYSSVMHYGKTAFTTQYGQETITPIPDASVQIGQRQELSNIDILRINKLYGC